The Drosophila nasuta strain 15112-1781.00 chromosome 2R, ASM2355853v1, whole genome shotgun sequence genome segment CTAATTAACAATGATGTAGAGTACGGTATTTATGCCTTATCGATAAGTATTATCAGTTGAAATGGAGTGAAAACCAACTAAGGTTAGACTACCACAAAATGATTAACACACCGCATGACAATTGTGTTGAGGTTTTAGGCCAACAATGTTGTGCTATTGTTTACAACCTCTTAGGCGATAATACCCTAATTAATTGCATGCCTCGATAAGATTTGCCTATAGCGCTAAGCGTGAAGTATTAGCTACTCGCTGTGAAACTTTAGCCACAGTTGTCGATCAATCCACAACGATGGCACACGGTGTAATCGCAATAACGTTGGCACTGCTAACACTGGGTTATTCCCAAGTTAATGCTAACATATTCCAGCAGACATTCAAGCAACTGCATCAGGAGCCACCGGTGCCGGCAAATCAGAATCGTGCCGATGAGGTGCAAACATTGTGGATTGAACAGCAGTTGGATCACTTCGATGATGCCGAAACTCGCACCTGGCAAATGGTAATGAATCATGCATTGCATAATCATTGAAAGTGTACTAAGAATACGTAACTTTTAATTGCAGCGCTACATGCTGAACGATGTGTTCTTTGAAGCCGGCGGTCCGCTGTTCATTTTCCTTGGCGGCGAGTGGGCTATTTCGACAGGATACGTTACTGGTGGCCACATGTACGACATGGCCAAGGAGCACAAAGGACTTTTGGCCTACACCGAGCATCGTTACTATGGCGAAAGCAAGCCATTGCCGTGAGTTGTAATCAAAAGCGATTAGATTgattaagttaaaaatacttgttgTTTTACAGTGACTTGTCCAATGAGAACATCAAGTACTTGCATGTGAAGCAAGCGCTGGCTGACTTGGCGCATTTCATACGCACGAAGAAGGCAACTTATGAGGGTTTGAGTGACTCCAAAGTCATCATTGTGGGCGGCTCATACTCGGCCACCATGGTCACCTGGTTCAAGAAAACCTATCCCGATTTGGCCACCGGTGGTTGGGCATCCAGTGCACCCCTTTTTGCCAAGGTCAACTTTGTAGGTAAGTACAAATATggcaatattattattgaaaacttATTTACGCTTAAATGTTCTTAGAATACAAGGAGATTACGGGTCAGTCTATTGCCTTGATGGGCGGCTCTGCCTGCTACAATCGTATTCAGAATGGTATTGCTGAGTTGGAGACAATGCTTGCCACAAAGCGTGGTGGCGAGGTGAAGGCGCTACTCAAACTGTGCGAAAAGTTCGATGTGTACAGCGATCTGGATGTCTGGACACTGTTCAGTGAAGTCTCTGATATCTTTGCAGGTGTTGTGCAGACACACAAGTGAGCTTAGAATTAAATAGTTGTAgactttgtttaatttaaattttatgaattttctAGTGCTGGCCAAATTGAGGGCGTTTGTCAGACAATCTTGTCGGAGAGCAGCGATTTGATTGGCCTCAGCAAGTATTTGTTGACTGTGTTTGCTCAAAGCGGTGGCAATTGCTACGATCTCAGTTATGATGCCATACTTGCGCCACTTCTGGAGTCCAGATACACGGGCAACATTAG includes the following:
- the LOC132786171 gene encoding putative serine protease K12H4.7: MAHGVIAITLALLTLGYSQVNANIFQQTFKQLHQEPPVPANQNRADEVQTLWIEQQLDHFDDAETRTWQMRYMLNDVFFEAGGPLFIFLGGEWAISTGYVTGGHMYDMAKEHKGLLAYTEHRYYGESKPLPDLSNENIKYLHVKQALADLAHFIRTKKATYEGLSDSKVIIVGGSYSATMVTWFKKTYPDLATGGWASSAPLFAKVNFVEYKEITGQSIALMGGSACYNRIQNGIAELETMLATKRGGEVKALLKLCEKFDVYSDLDVWTLFSEVSDIFAGVVQTHNAGQIEGVCQTILSESSDLIGLSKYLLTVFAQSGGNCYDLSYDAILAPLLESRYTGNIMRQWIYQTCNEYGWYQTSGSAAQPFGTKFPVTYYTTMCADVYGLQYSNSFIADKVAETNEYFGGLEPNVENVYITHGQLDPWRAMGIQNETQATILPEYAHCKDFGSISASDSSEMRASKERVAELVRQWLN